Proteins encoded by one window of Cellvibrio sp. KY-GH-1:
- a CDS encoding histidinol-phosphate transaminase yields the protein MSNAPNTPFDTSLFGKTTHNPSFASLTKQFSEINGLRDYCIPVNPYFPPQQVMDKLQERIAYALKYYPGSNESIAENIAQFSGVHNPKTIIAGNGSTEIISWLNSLFIQESLFVPVPSFGRWIEEPQGLGVELHTYRYEDANNQYAAPETLIAEVKKSGARNLVICNPNNPTGSILSRDEILQILAALPELDNIVIDESFIDFSGEEPPSIKNDVASYPNAWVLKSLGKNVGLHGLRMGFAISNENNIAKLRTHLPYWNVNGITEMLLHLIKDEHQAYHESRLKTIADAIYLSERFEELPEFTVYPTHSNFIFVKLRDDINGTELRDRVLQQHGCFIRNCGNKLGSSEQYFRIAARPADDVNHLINAFKIELHALGKPNNTTSNLLIAD from the coding sequence ATGAGTAACGCCCCCAATACGCCGTTTGATACCAGCCTGTTTGGTAAAACTACCCACAATCCTTCGTTTGCAAGCCTGACCAAGCAATTCAGCGAAATTAATGGCCTACGCGATTACTGCATTCCGGTGAACCCGTATTTTCCACCACAGCAAGTAATGGACAAATTGCAAGAGCGCATCGCCTACGCGTTGAAATACTACCCCGGCTCAAACGAAAGCATTGCCGAGAATATTGCGCAATTTTCCGGCGTCCATAACCCCAAAACAATTATTGCCGGCAATGGCTCTACGGAAATTATTTCCTGGTTAAATTCGCTATTTATTCAGGAGAGTTTATTCGTACCTGTGCCTTCCTTTGGCCGCTGGATAGAAGAGCCACAAGGGTTGGGAGTTGAACTTCACACCTATCGCTATGAAGACGCCAACAATCAATACGCCGCGCCAGAAACCTTAATTGCTGAAGTAAAAAAATCCGGCGCACGCAACCTGGTAATTTGTAATCCCAATAACCCTACCGGCTCGATTTTATCGCGTGACGAAATTTTGCAAATTCTCGCGGCATTACCCGAGCTGGATAATATTGTGATTGATGAATCGTTTATCGACTTCTCGGGCGAAGAACCGCCGTCAATAAAAAATGACGTGGCCAGTTATCCAAATGCCTGGGTATTAAAAAGCCTGGGGAAAAATGTGGGCCTGCACGGCTTGCGCATGGGCTTTGCAATTAGTAATGAGAACAATATTGCCAAGCTGCGCACTCACCTGCCCTACTGGAATGTCAACGGCATTACCGAGATGCTGTTGCATCTGATTAAAGATGAACATCAGGCATACCACGAGAGTCGTTTGAAAACGATTGCCGATGCGATTTATTTATCGGAGCGCTTTGAAGAATTACCAGAGTTCACAGTCTACCCAACGCATTCCAATTTTATTTTTGTCAAATTGCGCGATGATATTAACGGCACCGAATTGCGCGATCGCGTGTTGCAACAACACGGTTGCTTTATTCGCAATTGCGGCAACAAACTCGGCTCCAGCGAGCAATATTTCCGCATAGCGGCGCGCCCGGCAGACGACGTAAATCACCTGATCAATGCATTCAAAATTGAATTGCATGCGCTCGGCAAACCAAACAATACGACCAGTAATTTGCTCATTGCCGATTAA